A single Acidobacteriaceae bacterium DNA region contains:
- a CDS encoding RNB domain-containing ribonuclease, whose translation MSGHHNRHRDAKTFEPNGAAEQGPASAHRQHTDGHHQQHVDPDHFDLAQAALDEMHEAGFKPEFGPGVPEQVNEIRESLRKEFKRAEPGFGVPDLRNLAWSSIDNDTSRDLDQIEVAEKVADGIRVHVAIGDVARAVEKDTPIDQHAKAQTQTIYTAVKNFPMLPLELSTGMTSLNENGDRMAVMMSFTVGDNGAMSDEVVSKAWVRNRAQLAYSRVGPFLEQHAGATSAAGVRCEDVEQLRSDSARQSEDVDGPAFVNDAAGRELAGALADQLLMQDIATQALHRARIQNGALDFHKAEAEPVTADGHVVSVRDVIQNRAMSLIEDLMVAANGVMARALRKGGRSGLQRVVRVPKRWDRIVAVAAEHKWELPANPDSQALNDFLAHMRATDPDHYPDLAVAVIKLMGPSEYMVMRPDDDPTGHFALAVRDYTHSTAPNRRFPDMVTQRVLHAMMDGAPPPYSDAELAAVATHCNEADKSLRKIERDMRKRVAAVAMAHRIGEIFRGVITGASDKGVYVRVIDPPFEGRLIQNFEGLDVGDRVSVKLLHTDPARAFIDFAKVSGNGQPRSAQKADPLRG comes from the coding sequence ATGTCAGGACACCATAATCGCCATCGTGACGCAAAAACGTTTGAGCCAAATGGGGCTGCGGAGCAGGGCCCAGCTTCGGCGCATCGGCAGCATACAGACGGGCATCATCAGCAGCATGTAGACCCCGACCATTTCGATCTGGCGCAGGCGGCGCTGGATGAGATGCACGAGGCGGGGTTCAAGCCGGAGTTTGGTCCGGGCGTGCCGGAGCAGGTGAACGAGATTCGCGAGAGCCTGCGCAAGGAGTTTAAGCGGGCGGAGCCTGGGTTTGGCGTGCCGGATTTGCGGAATCTGGCATGGTCGTCGATTGATAACGACACGTCGCGGGATCTGGACCAGATTGAGGTGGCTGAGAAAGTCGCGGACGGAATTCGCGTGCACGTGGCGATTGGCGATGTGGCGCGGGCGGTGGAGAAAGACACGCCGATTGACCAGCACGCGAAGGCCCAGACGCAGACGATCTATACCGCGGTGAAGAACTTTCCGATGCTGCCGCTGGAGCTCTCGACGGGGATGACGAGCCTGAATGAGAACGGCGACCGCATGGCAGTGATGATGAGCTTCACTGTCGGCGATAACGGTGCGATGAGCGATGAGGTGGTGTCGAAGGCGTGGGTGAGGAATCGCGCGCAGCTTGCGTACTCGCGGGTGGGGCCGTTTCTGGAGCAGCATGCGGGCGCGACGAGCGCGGCGGGCGTACGATGCGAAGATGTGGAGCAGTTGCGGTCGGATAGCGCTCGGCAGAGCGAGGATGTGGATGGGCCGGCGTTTGTGAATGATGCCGCGGGGCGTGAGTTGGCTGGAGCGCTGGCGGACCAGTTGCTGATGCAGGATATTGCGACGCAGGCGCTGCATCGGGCGCGCATACAGAATGGCGCGCTCGACTTTCATAAGGCGGAAGCAGAGCCGGTAACCGCCGACGGGCACGTGGTGAGCGTGCGTGATGTGATTCAGAATCGCGCGATGTCTTTGATCGAGGACCTGATGGTGGCCGCGAATGGCGTGATGGCGCGCGCGCTGCGCAAGGGCGGACGGTCAGGGCTGCAGAGGGTTGTGCGCGTGCCGAAGCGGTGGGACCGGATTGTGGCGGTGGCGGCGGAGCATAAGTGGGAGCTGCCTGCGAATCCAGACTCGCAGGCGCTGAATGATTTTCTGGCGCATATGCGCGCGACGGATCCGGATCATTATCCCGACCTGGCGGTGGCGGTGATCAAGCTGATGGGGCCGAGTGAGTACATGGTGATGCGTCCGGATGATGACCCGACCGGGCACTTCGCCCTGGCAGTGCGTGACTATACGCATTCGACGGCACCGAATCGACGGTTCCCGGATATGGTGACGCAGAGGGTGCTGCACGCAATGATGGATGGCGCGCCGCCCCCTTACAGCGATGCGGAGCTGGCAGCGGTCGCGACGCACTGCAATGAGGCGGACAAGTCGCTGAGGAAGATTGAACGCGACATGCGGAAGCGCGTGGCAGCGGTCGCGATGGCACATCGGATCGGAGAGATCTTCCGCGGCGTGATCACGGGCGCGAGCGACAAGGGCGTGTATGTGCGGGTGATCGATCCGCCGTTTGAGGGACGCTTGATTCAGAACTTTGAGGGGCTGGATGTGGGCGATCGCGTGAGCGTGAAGCTGCTGCATACGGATCCGGCAAGGGCGTTTATTGATTTTGCGAAGGTGAGCGGAAATGGGCAGCCGCGAAGTGCTCAAAAAGCAGATCCCCTACGGGGATGA
- a CDS encoding putative sulfate exporter family transporter produces the protein MSTRTIPLPLDTTHERPLWRQLPALAPGTALLFTVGFAGKGIESLGHLLRSRHIAFPQVEYVLWAILLGLAIGNAVRLPAIFRPGFATYELWLKLGIVLVGAKFLFGDMLHLGGLSLILVAIELILSLSVMTLLGRVFKLRPKLTSLLAIGSSICGVTAIMAAQGAIDPEERDTSTAIAAILTLGALALFAFPAIGHALHMGQQSYGLWTGLAVDNTAEATVTGALYGDEAGRIAILAKTARSSFIGFVVLGYAVYWASRGQARHVEHKALFLWQKFPKFILGFVAISILATAGFFTHAQLNSLGNLSRWAFLPAFAGVGLRTNVRDLLDQGWRPILVGVLGEIFLAALTLAMVFFSTHGAAR, from the coding sequence TTGTCGACCCGCACCATCCCCCTGCCTCTGGACACCACGCACGAGCGCCCGCTCTGGCGTCAACTCCCCGCGCTCGCCCCAGGCACCGCGCTGCTCTTCACCGTCGGCTTTGCAGGCAAGGGAATCGAATCCCTCGGCCACCTCCTGCGCTCGCGCCACATCGCCTTCCCGCAAGTCGAGTACGTTCTCTGGGCAATCCTCCTCGGCCTCGCCATCGGCAACGCCGTCCGCCTTCCCGCAATCTTCCGCCCCGGCTTCGCCACCTACGAGCTCTGGCTCAAACTCGGCATCGTTCTCGTCGGCGCAAAATTCCTCTTCGGCGACATGCTCCATCTTGGCGGCCTCTCCCTCATCCTCGTCGCCATCGAGCTCATCCTCTCGCTCTCCGTCATGACTCTCCTCGGCCGCGTCTTCAAACTGCGTCCCAAACTCACCAGCCTTCTCGCCATCGGGAGCTCCATCTGCGGCGTCACCGCCATCATGGCCGCGCAGGGCGCCATCGACCCCGAAGAGCGCGACACCTCCACCGCCATTGCCGCTATCCTCACCCTCGGCGCGCTCGCACTCTTCGCATTCCCCGCCATCGGCCACGCCCTCCACATGGGCCAGCAATCCTACGGCCTCTGGACCGGCCTCGCCGTCGACAACACCGCCGAGGCTACCGTCACTGGCGCACTCTACGGCGACGAAGCCGGCCGCATCGCCATCCTCGCCAAAACCGCGCGCTCGTCCTTCATCGGCTTCGTCGTCCTCGGTTACGCCGTCTACTGGGCCAGCCGCGGCCAGGCCCGCCACGTCGAGCACAAAGCGCTCTTCCTCTGGCAGAAATTCCCCAAGTTCATTCTCGGTTTCGTCGCCATCTCCATCCTCGCCACGGCCGGCTTCTTCACGCACGCGCAGCTCAACTCACTCGGCAATCTCTCCAGGTGGGCATTCCTTCCCGCCTTCGCCGGCGTCGGCCTCCGCACCAACGTGCGCGACCTGCTCGATCAGGGCTGGCGTCCCATTCTCGTCGGCGTCCTCGGCGAAATCTTCCTCGCCGCGCTCACCCTCGCGATGGTCTTCTTCTCAACCCACGGTGCCGCCCGCTGA
- a CDS encoding response regulator, with the protein MTRPCFLVIDREHSGTISTRKLVIESAKFNVITAYSGAEALETFERFPNIDGVVLNATIHDVPCEQVVATILSRSPKLPIIVVQGPSSEPCPGASHFVDSFDPASLLELLHKLFPRASSAIKQQDDRLKAQENCS; encoded by the coding sequence ATGACCCGGCCCTGCTTCCTCGTAATCGACCGCGAACACTCCGGCACCATCTCCACCCGCAAGCTCGTCATCGAGTCCGCAAAATTCAACGTCATCACCGCCTACAGCGGAGCCGAGGCTCTCGAAACCTTTGAGCGCTTCCCCAACATCGACGGCGTCGTCCTCAATGCCACCATTCACGACGTTCCCTGCGAGCAGGTTGTCGCTACAATCCTCTCTCGCTCCCCAAAGCTGCCCATCATCGTCGTTCAGGGTCCGTCTTCGGAGCCCTGCCCCGGCGCGTCTCACTTCGTCGATTCTTTCGACCCCGCCAGTCTCCTCGAACTCCTCCACAAGCTCTTTCCTCGAGCCTCAAGCGCCATCAAGCAGCAGGACGACAGGCTCAAGGCCCAAGAAAACTGCAGCTGA